GATCTTCTGCACCGCGCGCTCCGTGATGCCGACCTCCTGGGCCACCTCTCGGAGAACCTTGTCTTCCGAAAGAAAGAGACAGAGCAGCACGTGCGCGTGATTGGAAAAGAATGTCCAACTCGAGCGCTCCCTTCCGGGGCCCGCCTTGGAATCGTCTGAGGTACTTGCCATAGTGCGATCTCGTTGAAACGAAAAAC
This Pelagicoccus sp. SDUM812003 DNA region includes the following protein-coding sequences:
- a CDS encoding winged helix-turn-helix domain-containing protein, producing MASTSDDSKAGPGRERSSWTFFSNHAHVLLCLFLSEDKVLREVAQEVGITERAVQKIVAELEAAKIVSRSKEGRRNRYKVNKQVTLRHPIEAHRTVGELIDFVKPKA